One genomic window of Tenacibaculum tangerinum includes the following:
- a CDS encoding TrkH family potassium uptake protein produces MENLNSKLVYRFLGITAILNGLFMWLALPFSFYYDESAKLGILNAGIITIAIGTLLYFFNKPVHKNIYKKEGYLIVTLGWLTLSFTGMLPYLLTGSIPNITNAFFETISGYSTTGSSILTDIESMPKGILFWRSCTHWIGGMGIIVLTIAILPLLGIGGMQLFMAEAPGPSADKLHPRITDTAKRLWLIYVLLTAVEFLLLKVAGMTWFDAINHAMATVSTGGFSTKNASVAHWNGSPLIQYIIIFFMFIAGTNFVLTYFALKGKVRKVMQSEEFKYYFFGIIGISAIVALMIIFFQDPNLQSSINHPEVWGKVESAIRHSLFSVISVITTTGFVTADFTMWSFFVTAIFFSLFFLGGSAGSTSGGVKIVRHIIMLKNSFLEFKKTLHPNAIIPVRYDGKAVSQTIVFNILSFFILYMFIFILGSVVLGLLGLDIQSALGACASSLGNIGPAIGSVSPVDNFNHLSIGAKWFCSFLMLIGRLELFTVLILLTPFFWRKN; encoded by the coding sequence ATGGAAAATCTTAATAGTAAGTTAGTATATCGTTTTTTAGGAATAACAGCCATTCTAAATGGCTTATTCATGTGGCTTGCCTTACCTTTTAGCTTTTATTATGACGAATCTGCGAAGTTAGGAATTTTAAATGCTGGAATTATTACCATAGCCATTGGTACTTTACTGTACTTTTTTAACAAGCCTGTACATAAAAATATTTATAAAAAAGAAGGATATCTTATAGTTACCCTCGGCTGGCTTACTTTGTCTTTTACTGGGATGCTCCCCTATTTACTTACAGGATCTATCCCAAATATTACCAATGCCTTTTTTGAAACCATTTCTGGCTACTCAACCACAGGATCTTCCATTTTAACCGATATTGAATCTATGCCGAAGGGAATCTTATTCTGGCGTAGCTGTACACACTGGATTGGCGGTATGGGAATTATTGTACTTACCATTGCTATTTTACCTTTGCTAGGTATCGGAGGAATGCAGCTTTTTATGGCCGAAGCACCAGGGCCTTCAGCAGATAAATTACACCCAAGAATTACCGACACGGCAAAACGCTTGTGGCTAATTTACGTACTGTTAACAGCCGTTGAGTTCTTACTGCTAAAAGTAGCGGGTATGACTTGGTTCGATGCCATTAACCATGCTATGGCGACTGTAAGCACAGGTGGTTTTTCTACAAAAAATGCCAGTGTTGCACATTGGAACGGATCTCCGTTAATTCAGTACATCATTATATTTTTTATGTTCATCGCAGGAACCAATTTTGTACTTACTTACTTTGCCCTAAAAGGAAAAGTTAGAAAAGTAATGCAAAGCGAAGAATTTAAGTATTATTTCTTCGGAATTATTGGAATTTCTGCCATAGTTGCTCTGATGATTATCTTCTTTCAAGACCCTAATTTACAAAGCAGCATAAACCATCCAGAAGTTTGGGGAAAAGTAGAAAGTGCTATAAGACATTCTTTATTTTCTGTAATATCTGTAATTACAACTACTGGATTTGTAACTGCCGATTTTACGATGTGGAGCTTTTTTGTAACCGCTATTTTCTTTTCTTTATTTTTCTTAGGGGGTTCGGCAGGATCGACTTCTGGTGGAGTAAAAATAGTACGCCATATTATCATGCTAAAAAATAGCTTTTTAGAATTTAAAAAAACGCTACATCCCAATGCTATTATTCCCGTTAGGTATGACGGCAAAGCAGTAAGTCAAACCATTGTTTTTAATATCTTATCTTTCTTCATACTATACATGTTTATTTTTATTTTGGGTTCAGTAGTTTTAGGTCTTTTAGGTTTAGATATACAATCTGCTTTAGGCGCCTGTGCCTCTTCGCTAGGTAATATTGGACCCGCTATAGGCAGTGTGAGTCCTGTAGACAATTTTAATCATTTATCAATAGGAGCAAAATGGTTTTGTTCTTTTTTAATGCTTATTGGTCGTTTAGAATTGTTTACAGTATTAATTCTATTAACTCCTTTCTTTTGGAGAAAAAATTAA
- a CDS encoding lamin tail domain-containing protein, which translates to MKNDYYSIVLLMVLFTAKGLFAQEIYNADFSNNGDGFADHTTSNPPAAGPISIGPFGATTNQWFVSYSTTPATDGTTNSFKVNDGALISDDWGGQGIFTSQSIDISAISVISISAIGTNIGANDDSFTYFYILDGGTRVETTVESTVNGDPVNYNIYNLDVATNNTIQVGFEFNENGDGNGYSIASFTVSETANPSVGFDAASSSENETNTTFNKLIPITFSNYSSDVTIGISVNGSSTAETNDYTLNTSSLTFTGNGTQNVSLAIHSDTDFESETIVLDITVTSGTANITIQQHSITIYDDDIPIVINEINADPDANNGDANGDGTVNTSQDEFVEIYNSSGIDIDLSNWVLADAVSDRHRFANGTILPANEAIVVFGGGNPITIPGLVQVASSGLLGLNNGGDAVIIKNNSGSIILTETYSSSAGNNQSIARNDDLTGSFVQHSTITSNPVLFSPGRDNTNNTPFSSTVKWTGITDSNWETATNWIDNTLPLTTSDIVIPNNVTNYPTASSAITFNSLTIHSGASFLPQSTVTGTVTYKRNLPTTNWYLVSSPASGETMEDMITNHTLASGAGGNLGLAPYSNITGPAWLYVQSGSTGILDKGRGYSVKFATPGELSFTGTANTTNVSIAVNTGDRTNYNLLGNPYTAYINSASFTSANTSLLTSETIWLWDGTQYITKNAADPIEIAPGQAFFVEAAASNSVTFSSANQSHQNADTFMRQEPNPSIELFVDNNDIKRATKVFYISGKTTGYDKSYDSKMFGEDSSKLAVFTELLTDNKGEQLAIQTLPNTNFESMVIPVGIKAKSGEEVTFSVHTKNLPENLQVYLEDRSNNVFTNLSEETYTVTPTNNTGNLGQFYLHTSAKQPTGNVAPSLQNISMYSTTTNEITIVGLQVNAKVRIYSVLGKEVLHTTVNSNGVSTISLPKLATGVYIVKLNSILGEVSKKVILK; encoded by the coding sequence ATGAAAAATGACTACTATTCAATAGTGCTTTTGATGGTGCTTTTCACTGCGAAAGGACTCTTCGCTCAAGAAATTTACAATGCTGACTTTTCAAACAATGGAGATGGATTTGCCGACCATACGACGTCAAATCCTCCTGCTGCGGGTCCTATAAGCATTGGACCTTTCGGGGCAACCACAAACCAATGGTTTGTATCATATAGCACTACACCTGCTACAGATGGTACAACGAACTCTTTTAAAGTAAATGATGGTGCTCTAATATCTGATGACTGGGGTGGACAGGGTATATTTACGAGTCAATCTATTGACATTTCTGCTATTTCGGTAATTAGTATTTCTGCTATTGGAACAAACATCGGAGCCAACGATGATTCTTTTACGTATTTTTACATTCTCGATGGAGGAACGAGAGTTGAAACAACAGTTGAATCGACTGTTAATGGCGACCCCGTCAATTATAACATCTATAACCTAGATGTTGCTACCAATAACACGATACAAGTAGGTTTTGAGTTTAATGAAAATGGTGACGGAAATGGCTATAGTATTGCCTCTTTTACTGTTTCTGAAACTGCAAATCCCTCAGTTGGATTTGACGCTGCTTCGAGTTCAGAAAATGAAACAAATACTACTTTTAATAAATTAATTCCTATAACTTTTTCTAATTATTCTTCCGATGTAACCATAGGTATTTCTGTAAATGGTTCGAGTACAGCCGAGACAAACGATTATACATTAAACACCTCTTCTTTAACTTTTACTGGTAATGGCACTCAAAATGTCTCTTTAGCCATTCATAGCGATACAGATTTTGAAAGTGAAACGATTGTTTTAGATATAACAGTAACTTCGGGTACTGCTAATATTACCATTCAGCAGCATAGCATTACAATTTACGATGATGATATACCGATTGTTATTAATGAAATAAATGCAGACCCTGATGCTAATAATGGAGATGCCAATGGAGATGGAACTGTTAATACCTCTCAAGATGAATTTGTTGAAATATATAATAGCAGTGGTATTGACATCGACCTATCTAACTGGGTATTGGCAGATGCTGTTAGTGATAGACATCGTTTCGCTAACGGAACCATTTTACCTGCTAATGAAGCGATTGTTGTTTTTGGAGGAGGTAACCCCATAACTATACCTGGTTTAGTTCAAGTAGCTTCCTCAGGGCTGTTAGGACTTAACAATGGTGGTGATGCTGTTATTATTAAAAATAACTCTGGTAGCATCATTTTAACAGAAACATACAGCTCATCTGCTGGAAATAATCAATCCATTGCGAGAAATGACGACCTTACGGGTTCTTTTGTACAACATTCAACAATAACATCAAATCCTGTATTATTTTCCCCTGGTAGAGATAATACCAACAACACTCCTTTTTCATCAACAGTAAAATGGACTGGAATTACAGATAGTAACTGGGAAACGGCTACCAACTGGATAGACAATACATTGCCCTTAACAACAAGTGATATTGTTATTCCAAACAATGTGACAAATTACCCTACTGCTTCATCAGCAATAACGTTCAACTCCTTAACCATTCATAGTGGGGCTTCCTTTTTACCACAAAGTACAGTTACTGGTACTGTTACCTATAAACGTAATTTACCTACAACCAACTGGTATTTAGTTTCTTCTCCTGCTTCGGGTGAAACCATGGAAGATATGATTACCAACCATACCCTAGCTTCTGGAGCTGGAGGTAATTTAGGACTTGCTCCTTATAGTAATATTACTGGTCCTGCGTGGTTGTATGTACAAAGTGGTAGTACTGGAATTTTAGATAAAGGAAGAGGATATTCGGTTAAATTTGCTACTCCTGGAGAGCTTTCATTTACAGGTACGGCAAATACTACTAATGTTAGTATAGCTGTCAACACAGGTGATAGAACGAATTATAATTTACTTGGTAATCCTTATACAGCCTATATCAACTCTGCTAGTTTTACCTCAGCTAATACATCACTACTTACGAGTGAAACTATATGGTTATGGGACGGTACACAATACATTACCAAAAATGCAGCAGACCCTATAGAAATTGCACCAGGACAAGCATTCTTTGTAGAAGCTGCTGCAAGCAATAGCGTTACATTCTCTTCTGCTAATCAAAGTCATCAAAATGCTGACACGTTCATGCGACAAGAACCCAATCCTTCAATTGAATTATTTGTTGATAATAACGATATAAAAAGAGCTACCAAAGTTTTTTATATTTCAGGAAAAACTACGGGATACGATAAAAGTTATGATTCGAAAATGTTTGGAGAAGACTCTTCTAAATTAGCTGTATTTACAGAATTACTAACCGATAATAAAGGAGAGCAATTAGCTATTCAAACCTTACCAAATACCAATTTTGAAAGTATGGTTATTCCTGTAGGAATAAAGGCAAAAAGTGGTGAAGAAGTAACTTTTTCTGTACATACTAAAAATTTACCCGAAAACTTACAGGTGTATTTAGAAGATAGAAGCAACAACGTGTTTACAAACTTATCAGAAGAAACTTATACGGTTACTCCTACAAACAACACAGGTAACTTAGGACAATTTTACTTACACACTAGTGCTAAACAACCTACAGGCAACGTAGCTCCTTCTTTACAAAATATTAGTATGTACAGTACGACGACTAATGAAATTACTATTGTAGGACTACAAGTAAATGCGAAGGTTCGCATTTACTCTGTTTTAGGTAAAGAAGTTTTACATACCACAGTAAACTCAAACGGTGTAAGCACAATTAGCTTACCAAAACTAGCTACTGGAGTGTATATCGTTAAATTAAACTCTATTTTAGGAGAAGTTTCTAAAAAAGTTATCTTAAAATAA
- a CDS encoding DUF7033 domain-containing protein — protein sequence MILIYTHKVTPRVRYIFKHIFTRILQITINFTSKIEEFVAYNGPKFSYTNVPLGKEFFIQSNELLFQQGVKDVEITIQKWDGVPCFFATIEASEIPFDIFAASFFLISRYEEYMPHIKDKHGRFAATNSIAYQNGFLEKPLVDVWAFKFLETLQQKFPDFDCPQRNYQYISTIDVDNAYAYKYKSFVRTIGGFLKDASQFKIFTMWDRFAVLFNFKKDPFDTFQKAIELQKAYKIKTIFFF from the coding sequence ATGATACTTATTTACACCCATAAAGTTACTCCTAGAGTACGTTATATTTTTAAACATATTTTTACTCGAATATTACAGATTACTATTAATTTTACTAGTAAAATAGAAGAGTTTGTAGCGTATAACGGGCCTAAGTTTTCATATACCAATGTGCCGTTGGGAAAAGAATTTTTTATTCAAAGTAATGAGTTGCTTTTTCAACAAGGAGTTAAAGACGTAGAAATAACCATTCAAAAGTGGGATGGAGTTCCCTGTTTTTTTGCAACTATAGAAGCCTCTGAAATTCCATTTGATATTTTTGCGGCTAGTTTTTTCTTAATCTCAAGGTATGAAGAATACATGCCTCATATAAAAGACAAACACGGTAGGTTTGCTGCTACCAACAGTATTGCATATCAAAATGGATTTTTAGAAAAACCCTTAGTAGATGTTTGGGCATTTAAGTTTTTAGAAACTTTACAACAAAAGTTTCCTGATTTTGATTGCCCACAGCGGAACTATCAATACATATCTACCATAGATGTAGATAACGCTTATGCTTATAAGTACAAAAGTTTTGTAAGAACTATTGGAGGTTTTTTAAAAGATGCCTCTCAATTTAAAATTTTTACGATGTGGGATCGTTTTGCGGTGTTGTTCAACTTTAAAAAAGATCCTTTTGATACATTTCAAAAAGC
- the radC gene encoding RadC family protein, which produces MKKIPIKSWALDDRPREKLLFKGKTALSDAELVAILIGSGNRQESAVALAKRILLSVNNDLNTLAKLSVEELMRFKGIGEAKAIAIITALEFGKRRQFEERMSISKIRSSTDVAKIMQPLIGDLAHEEFWALYLNNSNKVLAKYQLSKGGFTATLVDVRLLFKRALELSAIGVVVCHNHPSGKLLASTSDIELTKKIKQAAITLDIKLLDHLIITEKAYFSFADEGIL; this is translated from the coding sequence ATGAAAAAAATTCCTATAAAATCGTGGGCATTAGATGATAGGCCTAGAGAAAAACTACTTTTTAAAGGTAAAACTGCGTTGTCTGATGCAGAACTGGTGGCAATTTTAATCGGTTCAGGAAACAGACAAGAAAGTGCTGTAGCCTTAGCGAAGCGTATTTTATTATCGGTAAATAACGATTTGAATACGCTAGCCAAACTATCGGTAGAAGAATTAATGAGATTTAAAGGCATCGGAGAGGCTAAGGCAATAGCCATTATCACAGCTTTAGAATTTGGTAAAAGAAGGCAGTTTGAAGAGCGAATGAGTATTTCTAAAATTAGAAGTTCTACCGATGTCGCAAAAATTATGCAACCACTTATAGGTGATTTAGCGCATGAAGAGTTTTGGGCATTGTATCTTAATAATTCAAATAAAGTATTGGCAAAATACCAATTAAGTAAAGGAGGTTTTACGGCAACACTAGTAGATGTAAGACTCTTGTTTAAAAGGGCATTAGAACTATCGGCAATAGGTGTTGTCGTTTGTCATAATCATCCTTCAGGAAAATTATTGGCAAGCACATCTGACATAGAACTTACTAAGAAAATTAAACAAGCAGCAATCACCTTAGATATAAAACTGCTAGATCATTTAATAATTACTGAAAAAGCGTATTTTAGCTTTGCAGATGAAGGAATTTTATAG
- the trkA gene encoding Trk system potassium transporter TrkA — translation MKIIIAGAGDVGFHLAKLLSYESQDTYVIDVDGEKLEYLHNHLDVITKKGDATSIKLLKEIGISSADLLLAVTESPNTNFTVSVIGKALGVKKTIARISNPEFLDNPCINFKDYGVDFMISPEELAAEEIKSLLNQSSFNDTVAFENGIFNVMGTTLGYKSPILDLTVREAKEKYSLVDFITIAIKREGTSQTIIPRGETEYKINDQVYFSVPKYSIDKLYPIIGKEYVDITNVMILGGSRVGRKTARKLCKDNFKVKLIEKDKDKALQLAEDLRNTLVIYGDGRDLELLEEENIREMDAFVAVTGDSETNIMSCLVAKSKGVKKTVALVENMDYINISQTIGIDTLINKKLIAASNIFKHIRKGEIVALANLHNVDAEVYEFEVNPGAKVTRKIIRELRFPREAIIGGVIRDGEALMSYGDFQLQSGDKAIVFCLPEAINTVEDLFK, via the coding sequence ATGAAGATTATTATAGCCGGGGCTGGAGACGTTGGTTTTCATTTGGCTAAACTCCTTTCTTACGAATCACAAGATACCTATGTGATTGACGTTGATGGCGAAAAATTAGAATATCTACACAACCATTTAGATGTTATAACTAAGAAAGGTGATGCTACCTCAATAAAGCTCTTGAAAGAAATAGGCATCAGTTCAGCAGATTTATTACTTGCCGTAACCGAGAGTCCAAATACAAATTTTACGGTATCTGTTATTGGAAAAGCCTTAGGAGTTAAGAAAACCATTGCGCGAATTAGCAATCCTGAATTTTTAGACAATCCCTGTATCAATTTTAAAGATTACGGAGTAGATTTTATGATTTCTCCAGAAGAGTTAGCTGCTGAAGAAATTAAATCGTTACTCAACCAATCTTCTTTTAACGATACCGTTGCCTTTGAAAATGGTATTTTTAACGTTATGGGAACCACACTCGGATATAAATCTCCCATTCTCGATCTAACCGTTAGAGAAGCAAAGGAAAAATACTCTTTGGTTGATTTTATTACCATAGCTATAAAACGTGAAGGAACCTCGCAAACGATTATTCCGAGAGGAGAAACCGAATATAAAATTAACGATCAGGTATATTTTTCAGTACCAAAATACAGTATCGATAAATTGTACCCAATTATAGGGAAAGAGTATGTAGACATCACTAACGTAATGATTTTAGGAGGAAGTCGTGTTGGAAGAAAAACTGCTAGAAAACTTTGTAAAGATAATTTTAAAGTAAAACTTATTGAAAAAGATAAAGACAAAGCCTTACAACTTGCCGAAGACCTTCGAAATACATTGGTTATTTATGGTGACGGAAGAGATTTAGAACTTCTCGAAGAAGAAAATATTCGAGAAATGGATGCTTTCGTAGCTGTTACTGGTGATTCTGAAACCAATATCATGTCTTGCTTGGTAGCAAAATCGAAAGGAGTAAAGAAAACAGTAGCTCTGGTTGAGAATATGGACTATATCAATATTTCTCAAACCATTGGTATCGATACGCTTATCAATAAAAAATTAATTGCTGCAAGCAATATTTTTAAACATATTAGAAAAGGTGAAATCGTTGCCTTGGCTAATTTACATAATGTAGATGCTGAAGTATATGAATTTGAAGTAAACCCAGGAGCCAAAGTAACCCGAAAAATAATCAGGGAATTACGCTTTCCTAGAGAAGCAATTATTGGCGGGGTAATTAGAGATGGAGAAGCACTAATGTCTTATGGCGACTTTCAGTTACAAAGTGGCGATAAGGCTATTGTATTTTGTTTACCCGAAGCCATTAATACCGTAGAAGATTTATTCAAATAA
- a CDS encoding phage tail protein, producing MDPFVGQITLFGGNFAPRGWAFCDGQLLAISQNTALFSILGTTYGGDGRTTFALPDLRGRAPIGPRRGPGLSLYRLGQRGGQETHILNINEMPSHNHSVQASSSHLTLSTDNAVNETPAAGDVPAVSNYPSGITSQKVKSFGPPNNTVNGQSIPSNTNVLNNGGNLAHNNMQPYLAVNYIIALFGVFPSRD from the coding sequence ATGGATCCATTTGTAGGTCAAATTACGTTATTCGGAGGGAATTTTGCTCCAAGAGGTTGGGCATTTTGCGACGGACAATTATTAGCCATTTCTCAAAATACTGCACTATTTTCAATTTTAGGAACTACCTATGGTGGAGACGGAAGAACTACTTTTGCTTTACCCGACTTACGTGGTAGAGCTCCTATAGGACCTAGAAGGGGCCCTGGTTTAAGTCTTTATCGTTTAGGACAAAGAGGTGGGCAAGAAACGCACATCTTGAATATTAATGAGATGCCTAGTCATAATCACTCTGTACAAGCTAGCTCAAGCCATTTAACACTTAGTACTGATAATGCAGTTAACGAAACTCCTGCGGCAGGCGATGTACCCGCTGTATCTAATTATCCTTCTGGAATAACATCTCAAAAGGTTAAAAGTTTTGGTCCTCCCAACAATACTGTAAATGGTCAAAGTATACCCTCCAACACCAATGTATTAAACAACGGTGGTAATTTAGCTCATAATAACATGCAACCCTATTTAGCGGTTAATTATATTATTGCTTTGTTTGGTGTTTTTCCTTCAAGGGATTAA
- a CDS encoding T9SS type A sorting domain-containing protein, with translation MKKITFLLSGLFLLFSAQQLSSQTIFDWETATDNGANITQVVNGITATVTNSSGNIDIIAVGGFAGSSGIIVFNPTANEDSSMTVSFSQAVNLESVFGFDADGAGGSTWTFTPTGGSNSPVSEPISASTGKTVNLNWTNVTSLTITSTLSVESFALDNITLAAPNTAPVIAATTAGQTVNDNSTITPFSNITTTDADADNLSAIITLDDNTKGVLTGTGLSGTGPYTIASTTPANLQTTLRALSFNPTNNRSATSETTTFTVEVSDGTDTATDNTTTVISNAVAPVSSNMSAPANGTYVAGQNLDFTVEYNENITVNTTGGTPIIAITIGSTIRLADYFSGSETNALVFRYTVQAGDSDTDGIDVIALSTEGGTIKDAGGKDANLTLNSIASTAAVLVDAVAPTVTSVNVPANGNYLTGQNLDFTVSFDENITVNTTGGTPKIDIGIGTTPRQALYQSGSGTSTLLFSYTVQTGDSDTNGIEVALLGLNGGTLKDAALNDANLTLNNVGNTSNVLVGIQTVTWLGAANNDWHTASNWNPNIVPPTNADIVIPAGLMNYPTATSAVTFNTLTLNSGASFVPQSTVTGTVTYKRNLPTTNWYLVSSPVSGETLQDIIANHTLATGVGGNLGLAPYSNITGPAWLYVQSSSTGILAEGGGYSVKLATPGELSFTGTANTSNVNKAISTGSRTNYNLVGNPYTAYINSASFTSANTSLLTSETIWLWDGTQYITKNAADPIEIAPGQAFFVEAAANNNVTFSSANQSHQNADTFMRQEPNPSIELLVDNNDIKRATKVFYISGKTTGYDRSYDSKMFGEDSSKLAVFTELLTDNKGEQLAIQTLPNTNFESMVIPVGIKAKSGEEVTFSVHTKNLPENLQVYLEDRSNNVFTNLSEETYTVTPTSNTGNLGQFYLHTSAKQPTGNVAPSLENISMYSTTTNEITIVGLQGNAKVGIYSVLGKEVLHTTVNSNGVSTISLPKVATGVYIVKLNSELGEISKKVILK, from the coding sequence ATGAAAAAAATTACTTTTTTATTGAGTGGATTATTTCTTCTTTTTTCTGCTCAACAGTTAAGTTCCCAAACAATTTTTGATTGGGAAACAGCAACTGATAATGGTGCTAATATTACTCAAGTTGTTAATGGTATAACTGCAACGGTTACTAATTCATCAGGAAACATTGATATAATAGCCGTTGGAGGTTTTGCTGGTTCTTCAGGTATTATTGTTTTTAATCCTACTGCAAACGAAGACTCTTCAATGACGGTATCTTTTTCCCAAGCTGTAAATTTAGAAAGTGTATTTGGGTTCGATGCTGATGGCGCTGGTGGATCCACATGGACTTTCACACCAACAGGAGGAAGTAATTCTCCTGTGTCAGAGCCAATTTCAGCAAGTACTGGAAAGACAGTTAATTTAAATTGGACCAATGTCACTTCTTTGACAATCACTAGTACTCTATCAGTTGAATCGTTTGCGCTAGATAATATTACTCTTGCTGCTCCAAACACAGCTCCTGTAATAGCCGCAACAACTGCTGGTCAAACGGTAAATGATAACAGTACCATTACTCCTTTTTCAAACATTACTACCACAGATGCTGATGCAGATAATTTATCTGCAATCATTACGTTAGACGATAATACAAAAGGAGTACTCACAGGTACGGGTCTTTCGGGTACTGGTCCTTATACAATTGCAAGCACTACTCCTGCCAATTTACAAACAACGCTAAGAGCTTTATCTTTTAATCCTACTAATAACAGATCAGCTACTTCAGAAACCACTACGTTTACAGTAGAGGTAAGTGATGGTACCGATACGGCTACAGACAACACCACTACTGTAATTTCAAATGCTGTTGCACCAGTAAGTAGTAATATGAGTGCTCCCGCTAATGGGACCTATGTGGCAGGACAAAATTTAGATTTCACGGTTGAATATAACGAAAATATAACTGTAAATACCACAGGCGGAACGCCTATAATAGCCATCACTATTGGAAGTACTATACGTTTAGCAGATTACTTTAGTGGAAGCGAAACCAATGCTTTAGTTTTTAGATATACCGTACAAGCTGGCGATTCAGATACCGACGGTATTGACGTTATTGCATTAAGTACCGAAGGAGGTACTATAAAAGATGCTGGAGGAAAAGATGCCAACCTAACTTTGAACAGTATAGCTTCTACAGCTGCTGTTTTAGTAGACGCTGTTGCGCCTACTGTAACAAGTGTTAACGTACCCGCCAACGGTAATTACCTTACAGGTCAAAACTTAGATTTTACCGTTAGCTTTGACGAAAATATAACTGTGAATACCACAGGTGGAACGCCTAAAATAGATATTGGTATTGGAACTACTCCGCGTCAAGCATTATACCAAAGTGGCAGTGGAACCAGTACGTTACTTTTTAGTTATACCGTACAAACTGGTGACTCAGACACCAACGGTATCGAAGTTGCTTTGTTAGGTTTAAATGGCGGTACTTTAAAAGATGCTGCTTTAAACGATGCGAACCTAACATTAAACAACGTGGGTAATACTAGCAATGTTTTAGTGGGTATACAAACCGTTACTTGGTTAGGGGCTGCTAACAACGATTGGCATACGGCTTCTAACTGGAACCCGAATATCGTTCCACCAACCAATGCAGATATTGTTATTCCTGCTGGGTTAATGAATTATCCAACGGCTACATCAGCAGTAACTTTTAATACACTAACACTAAATAGTGGGGCTTCTTTTGTACCACAAAGCACCGTAACAGGTACCGTAACTTATAAACGAAATTTACCTACAACCAACTGGTATTTAGTTTCTTCTCCTGTTTCGGGTGAAACCCTACAAGATATTATTGCCAACCATACCCTAGCTACTGGAGTTGGAGGTAATTTAGGACTCGCTCCTTATAGTAATATTACTGGTCCTGCATGGTTGTATGTACAAAGTAGTAGTACTGGAATTTTAGCTGAAGGAGGAGGATATTCGGTTAAATTAGCAACTCCTGGAGAGCTTTCATTTACTGGTACGGCAAATACTAGTAATGTTAATAAAGCAATCAGTACAGGTAGTAGAACAAATTATAATTTAGTTGGTAATCCTTATACAGCCTATATCAACTCTGCTAGTTTTACCTCAGCTAATACATCACTACTTACGAGTGAAACTATTTGGTTATGGGACGGTACGCAATACATTACCAAAAATGCGGCAGACCCTATAGAAATTGCACCAGGACAAGCATTCTTTGTAGAAGCTGCTGCAAACAATAACGTTACATTCTCTTCTGCTAATCAAAGTCATCAAAATGCTGACACGTTCATGCGACAAGAACCCAATCCTTCAATTGAATTATTGGTTGATAATAACGATATAAAAAGAGCTACCAAAGTTTTTTATATTTCAGGAAAAACTACGGGATACGATAGAAGTTATGATTCGAAAATGTTTGGAGAAGACTCTTCTAAATTAGCTGTATTTACAGAATTACTAACCGATAATAAAGGAGAGCAATTAGCTATTCAAACCTTACCAAATACCAATTTTGAAAGTATGGTTATTCCTGTAGGAATAAAGGCAAAAAGTGGTGAAGAAGTAACTTTTTCTGTACATACTAAAAATTTACCCGAAAACTTACAGGTGTATTTAGAAGATAGAAGCAACAACGTGTTTACAAACTTATCAGAAGAAACTTATACGGTTACTCCTACAAGCAACACAGGTAACTTAGGACAATTTTACTTACACACCAGTGCTAAACAACCTACAGGCAACGTAGCTCCTTCTTTAGAAAATATTAGTATGTACAGTACGACGACTAATGAAATTACTATTGTAGGACTACAAGGAAATGCGAAGGTTGGCATCTACTCTGTTTTAGGTAAAGAAGTTTTACATACCACAGTAAACTCAAACGGTGTAAGCACAATTAGCTTACCAAAGGTAGCTACTGGAGTGTATATTGTTAAGTTAAATTCTGAGCTAGGAGAGATTTCTAAAAAAGTGATTTTAAAATAA